One segment of Pelecanus crispus isolate bPelCri1 chromosome 2, bPelCri1.pri, whole genome shotgun sequence DNA contains the following:
- the TMUB1 gene encoding transmembrane and ubiquitin-like domain-containing protein 1: MALIEGVGDEVTVLFALLLVAVVLGLAWASTRAPEPAAPPPAAAAALPEEAPSAAPAPVEHKAPAPAAAAGAAPDGAGGLAAGLRPRAGPAAAQGPLGEGDGGPAEPTMVLRLKFLNDTERLARVRPGDTVGGLKRAYFPGQEQQVRLIYQGQLLRDDAQSLAALHLTHNSVLHCHISQHSPSPAPAGPHASADPVHAALNVGSLMLPLFVLILAVLWYFQLQYRHVFTATATTFLAGLTLLFSFMAFTMYRR; encoded by the exons ATGGCGCTGATCGAGGGCGTTGGCGACGAGGTGACCGTGCTCTTCGCGTTGCTGCTGGTCGCCgtggtgctggggctggccTGGGCCTCCACCCGCGCCCCCgagcccgccgcgccgccccccgccgccgccgcggcgctgcccgAGGAGGCCCCgagcgctgccccggcccccgtCGAGCACaaggccccggccccggcggcggcggccggagcgGCCCCCGATGGGGCGggcgggctggcggcggggctgcggccccgggccggccccgcagCCGCGCAGGGCCCCCTCGGTGAGGGGGacggcggccccgccgagcccaCCATGGTGCTGCGGCTGAAGTTCCTCAACGACACGGAGCGCCTGGCCCGGGTGCGCCCCGGCGACACCGTCGGGGGCCTGAAGAG GGCCTATTtccctgggcaggagcagcaagTGCGGCTGATCTACCAGGGCCAGCTGCTGCGCGATGACGCCCAGAGCCTGGCCGCCCTGCACCTCACCCACAACAGCGTCCTGCACTGCCAcatctcccagcacagcccgTCCCCTGCGCCCGCTGGCCCCCATGCCTCCGCCGACCCCGTGCACGCCGCCCTCAACGTGGGGAGCCTCATGCTGCCGCTCTTTGTGCTGATCCTGGCCGTGCTCTGGTACTTCCAGCTGCAGTACCGCCACGTCTTcaccgccaccgccaccaccTTCCTGGCTGGCCTCACCCTCCTCTTCAGCTTCATGGCCTTCACCATGTACCGCAGATAG